Proteins encoded in a region of the Phacochoerus africanus isolate WHEZ1 chromosome 8, ROS_Pafr_v1, whole genome shotgun sequence genome:
- the LOC125133935 gene encoding galectin-7-like produces the protein MSGFSTPHKTLLAEGIRVGTVMRIRGVVPNQAGRFYVNLLCGEEPGSEAALHFNPRLDESSVVFNSLEHGAWGREERGPGIPFQRGQPFDVLLITTDEGFKVVVGDLEYHHFRHRMPPTRVRAVEVGGDLQLELVKIF, from the exons ATGTCAGGCTTT TCCACGCCCCACAAAACCTTGCTGGCCGAAGGCATCCGAGTCGGCACCGTGATGAGAATTCGTGGTGTTGTGCCCAACCAGGCTGGCAG gttCTACGTAAACCTGCTGTGCGGCGAGGAGCCGGGCAGCGAGGCCGCCCTGCATTTCAACCCGCGGCTGGACGAGTCCTCGGTGGTCTTCAACAGCCTGGAGCACGGAGCCTGGGGCCGAGAGGAGCGAGGCCCGGGCATTCCTTTCCAGCGCGGGCAGCCCTTCGACGTGCTGCTCATCACCACCGACGAAGGCTTCAAG GTGGTGGTCGGGGACCTGGAATACCACCACTTCCGCCACCGGATGCCGCCGACGCGCGTGCGTGCGGTGGAGGTGGGCGGCGACCTGCAGCTGGAGCTCGTGAAGATCTTCTGA